Proteins from one Rosa chinensis cultivar Old Blush chromosome 7, RchiOBHm-V2, whole genome shotgun sequence genomic window:
- the LOC112177943 gene encoding uncharacterized protein LOC112177943: MRDSDDENLGFTINSDGELEDERLEFNRKSDMKKPEFKLKQKFATVQVLLRDALREHAIQGGWEYIFIKNDKTRMRVVCKEDNCPFFLFASKIQHESTLMIKGYDGTHKCTRKFNNSMVKLRYLTAKFKDQIVVNESVKPESLAKTMSSTIRARVSKSMAYKAKRAAVLEYEGSIREQYTWLYDYGRELQRVDPATSIDIK, translated from the exons ATGAGAGATTCTGATGATGAGAATTTGGGTTTTACCATAAATTCCGATGGGGAGCTTGAAGATGAAAGACTGGAATTCAATCGCAAATCCGACATGAAGAAACCAGAATTTAAACTAAAACAGAAGTTTGCCACAGTTCAAGTACTATTGAGAGATGCATTGAGGGAGCATGCTATTCAAGGTGGATGGGAGTATATCTTCATCAAGAATGATAAGACAAGGATGCGGGTTGTATGCAAGGAGGACAATTGTCCCTTCTTTTTGTTTGCTTCCAAAATACAGCATGAGAGCACTCTCATGATCAAGGGATATGATGGTACACACAAGTGCACAAGAAAATTTAACAATAGCATGGTGAAGCTTAGATATTTGACAGCAAAGTTTAAGGACCAGATTGTGGTTAATGAGAGTGTGAAgccag AATCTCTTGCAAAGACAATGTCATCAACCATTCGAGCAAGGGTTTCCAAGTCAATGGCATATAAAGCTAAAAGGGCAGCTGTGTTGGAATATGAGGGAAGCATCCGAGAGCAATATACATGGCTTTATGATTATGGCAGGGAGCTTCAGAGGGTTGATCCAGCAACCTCTATTGATAttaaatga
- the LOC121050652 gene encoding uncharacterized protein LOC121050652, with protein sequence MNEMKSLDNDAYKWMTVPETPARHWCRAFFNTDVDCDIMINNICESFNAWILDARGKPPVTIFEELRVKLMRRIAVRKEKMKGYHGNICPKPKAIIERDKEKAAMDCIATFNGGDIAEVENIEGSKNVVNLVMRTCTCRRWDLTGIPCKHAKSAIYMKREDPDDYVAACYLKKTEDLNEYL encoded by the exons ATGAATGAGATGAAAAGCCTGGATAATGATGCATATAAGTGGATGACAG TACCCGAGACACCAGCTAGACATTGGTGTAGGGCTTTCTTCAACACAGATGTGGACTGTGACATCATGATTAACAACATCTGCGAGAGTTTCAATGCCTGGATATTAGATGCTAGGGGTAAACCCCCTGTGACTATATTTGAAGAATTAAGGGTGAAGTTAATGAGACGGATTGCAGTgagaaaggaaaaaatgaaAGGGTACCATGGGAATATCTGCCCCAAGCCAAAGGCTATTATAGAGAGAGACAAGGAAAAGGCTGCTATGGACTGTATTGCAACATTCAATGGTGGAGACATTGCTGAGGTTGAGAATATTGAGGGATCAAAGAATGTAGTGAACCTTGTAATGAGGACATGCACTTGTAGGAGGTGGGACTTGACTGGAATCCCCTGCAAGCATGCTAAATCTGCCATATACATGAAGAGGGAAGACCCAGATGACTATGTGGCAGCATGCTATCTCAAGAAGACCGAAGACCTAAATGAGTATCTATAG
- the LOC112177942 gene encoding uncharacterized protein LOC112177942: MSMDGWPSVRDVPLQPKIASNVLEQTNLGPIPEATILLQTPHGLTTYDESLKKLDKLDFLTAAKMLFTDPPKKKKFGLDFHLVQLFFACMPSLAVYLVAQYARYDMRKMEAELEQKKKKQEEEKVEEIELNATKEKEARSVPELSEVRERLEKLEETVKGIAAETKKQTVNGQAKGHEGDSAKKSFGTEASTLSSSESSKPVEKDPLKQDSVGPRPAASKDRLTVAATVPNASPEGNIQDGGPSQDAKR; this comes from the exons CCCTCAGTGAGAGATGTACCACTGCAGCCGAAGATTGCAAGCAATGTTTTGGAGCAGACAAACCTGGGTCCGATTCCAGAAGCAACCATTTTGCTCCAAACCCCCCATGGTCTGACTACATACGACGAGTCGTTGAAGAAGCTTGACAAGCTAGACTTCCTGACTGCCGCTAAAATGCTCTTCACTGACCCgcccaagaaaaagaaatttgg GCTTGATTTCCACCTGGTACAACTATTCTTTGCTTGTATGCCTTCCTTGG CTGTATATCTGGTAGCTCAATATGCTCGCTATGATATGAGAAAAATGGAAGCA GAACTGgagcagaaaaagaagaaacaagaagaagagaaagtggAAGAAATAGAACTAAATGCTactaaagaaaaagaagcaagaTCGGTTCCGGAGCTTTCGGAGGTGAGAGAGAGATTAGAAAAACTTGAAGAAACTGTGAAGGGAATTGCGGCTGAGACGAAGAAACAAACCGTCAATGGCCAAGCAAAAGGCCATGAAGGTGACAGTGCAAAGAAAAGTTTTGGAACTGAGGCAAGTACCCTGAGTAGTTCAGAATCTAGCAAGCCAGTTGAGAAAGACCCCCTCAAACAGGATTCTGTAGGGCCAAGGCCAGCTGCAAGCAAGGATAGATTAACAGTGGCAGCAACAGTTCCTAATGCTTCTCCAGAGGGCAACATCCAAGATGGCGGGCCTTCTCAAGATgctaaaagatga